In the Endozoicomonas sp. SCSIO W0465 genome, TACTCCTCGTACTCCTCAGTCATTCAGCAGTCATCACTTTATAGAGTTATTAGCTCGCAGCTGCACAGGCCTTAGAGGATGATAGTGTAGTCAAAAAAAACTGGTCAAACAGCCAATTTAAATAAACCTAACAATGAACGATCTGATCAAGAATGAACCTATCTTTACCAATAGAGCCTAAGTAAATACCAAAACAAAATAATAACCGGTAAAGATCGTGTCTATGCTCACAATTTAATCCGGCAGACAGATTCCCGTAACTATGCAATCAGGCAAAAAAAACAAGGAAAAACAATTTGTTTTAAACAGCAGTATGATTCTTCTCATAGCCGGACTATACGGGGTTGTCACAGGATGGCTGGATCTCAGTGTGTTTAATCAGGCCAGTGAAGTGGTATCCGACCTGTTTATACGAATGCTGAAGCTGATGAGCCTACCGATTATCTTTTTCGCCCTGGTTTCTACCCTTTCCGGAATGGTCGAAGCGTCAGAGGTAAAACGCCTTGGTGGCCAGGTTCTGAAATACACGGTGATCACTACTCTGATCGCAGCCACTGTTGCCCTGGCACTGTACCTGTTGATTGCTCCGGCGGGCAATCTTAACCCATTGGCGGCAACGGTTGAGCCTGCAGGCCCTGCAGGAAGTTACTGGTCCTATCTGATTGGGGTGATTCCTGCCAGCTTTGTTGAACCTTTTTATACCCATAATGTGATGGGTGTTTTATTTTTAGCCCTCCTTCTTAGCGCCGCCATCATGACTTTGGAACGTAGCCAGAAAGAAATTCTGCACTCGTTTTTTGACAGTATGTTTGCCGCCATTATGAAAATGACCGGACTGATCCTGCAACTGATGCCTCTGGCTGTCTGGGCTTTCGTTAACCAGTTTATTCATGATCTGCAGAGTCAGAAAATTCTCCAGGACCTCGCCCTCTATCTGCTGTGCGTTCTGCTGGCCAATATCGTGCAGGCTGGCTTGATATTGCCAATATTGCTGAAGTTCAAAGGTATTTCACCCTGGCAAACCATAAAAGCCATGTGGCCAGCCCTGACTGTCGCTTTTTTCGCTAAATCATCAGCAGCTGCACTGCCCTATGCCGTCGAGTGCGCAGAAAAAGACATGAATATTCAAGGCAAAGTGGCTCGTTTCAGTCTCCCCTTGTGCATTACCGTCAATATGAACGCTTGTGCTGCTTTCATACTGATAACGGTTCTGTTTGTTTCACAAAGCAACGGCATCATGTTCTCACCCTTGGAGTTGCTCTCCTGGATAGCCATTGCCAGTATTGCCGCCATCGGTAATGCAGGTGTTCCCATGGGCTGTTATATGTTATCCAGCGCCTTTCTTTCGGCTATGGGAGTGCCACTTCAACTGCTGGTTATTATTCTGCCGTTTTATGCGTTGATCGATATGTTCGAGAGTGCAATTAACGTGTGGTCAGACTCTTGTGTAACAGCCATGGTTAACGCAGATCTATTAACCGATAGGGATTTGGGCAAGGGGGAGAGTGACGAAGCTACCCGGATGGATCACAATTGACGTGATCCAGTTCGGGGCTAATAAGTTTTATCCTTTAACCTGCTGTACCCAGTGCAACAGCTCAGAGATAGCGTACACCGCTTCAACGCCTTTATTCATGTGATCGTCACCGGATCTTCTTTTCGCGTCTTCAACGCTGTCCACCCCGATTACTTCATTAATCACAGGCTTTCCGAAACGCTCTGTTACCTGCATAAAACCTTCAAAGACGCCATGAAGTACCATCTCATCATGACTGGTGATCCCTTTCAGAACCACCCCGAACGCCAGGATGGCGTCCAGGTCAGGGTCTTTTTCAAACAGAATTCGTGCAGCAAGTGGCAGTTCCAGTGAGCCCGGGACTTTGTGAATAGAGATATTCTCCGGCTTGACATCCAGTGCCAGAAGCTCTTGTTGAGCCCGGTTAATCATGGCATCGACACAGTCACTGTGCCAGCTACTGCCGATAATCGCCAACCGGGCATGGGGAATTTTATGGAACTGCTCCGGGGTTTTGGGAAGGCCTGCGCCCATCAGTAATACTCCTTGAAAGAAACGATTAAAAATAGTTTGAAGGTGAAAGTTAGCTGGCTACCGGTCGTCCGGCAAACCGGTTCAGCGGCCAATCTGATGAAGCACCCGACAAATGCTGCTGCAAAGTGCTTTCAGCTCGTCGCTGGAAATCACATAGGGAGGCATCACATAAACCAGCCTGCCAAAGGGCCGGACCCAAACTCCTTCTGCAACAAACAGCGGTTGAATTTCAGACATCACGACCGGCTCTTTGAGCTCCACGACACCAACACCACCCAACACCCTGACATCAGCAACCGCTGGCATTTCACAACAGGGCATCAGGCCTTCCCTGAGTGTCTTTTCAATCGCCGATAACTGACCCTGCCATTCGCCTCTGGATAAAATCTCCAGACTGGCATTACCGGCAGCACAGGCCAATGGGTTGGCCATAAAGGTAGGGCCGTGCATAAAAGGGCCGTGTTCGGAAATGGTGTGGCTGACCTGTTCAGAACAAAGGGTTGCCGCCATCGTCATATACCCGCCGGTCAGGGCCTTGCCGACGCACATGATATCCGGAACCACACCCGCATGCTCGCAGGCAAAAAGCTTCCCGGTACGACCAAACCCCCGTAGCAATTTCATCATGAACCAGCAGCACCTCATAGTCGTCACACAGCTGGCGCAGACGAACCAGATAGTCCGGAGAATAAAAATACATACCGCCACCCTGAACGATCGGTTCAAGAATCACACCGGCCAACTGGTTTCCCAGTCGATCCAGCATCTGCCGCAATGCCTCAATATGACTTTCTGCAAAGGCTTCACCAAAACGGCACTCAGGGCGGGGAACAAAATAATGCTGAGGCAGAATACCGGTAAACCAGTGGTGCATGCCGCCATCGGGATCACAAATAGACATTCCCCCCGTGGTATCGCCGTAATACCCGCCCCTGACGGTCAGCATCTTGTTTTTTTCCGGTCGCTCCCGGGCTATCCAGTATTGCATGGCCATTTTGATCGCGACTTCAACGGCCACCGATCCGGAGTCAGCAAAAAACACCGTTTGCATCGGTTCGGGTGTCATGGCCACTAGTTTTTTAGCCAGGTCAATCGCCGGTTTATGGGTCAGGCCGCCGAACATGACATGAGAGAAATCATCAATCTGATGCTTCAGTGCCGCATTCATTTCAGGATGGTTATAGCCATGCACCATGCACCACCAGGACGACATGCCATCTATGATCCGGCGGCCATCATTCAGGTACAAATAGACACCCTCAGCCCCAATCACCGGGAACATATCCGCCCGATTAATGGTCGTACTGTAGGGATGCCAGATATGTTCGGCATCAAATACCAGCTCTTCCGGGGTTATAACAAGGCTCAAGCCTGACTCCTTTTGATACATATTGGCCTTTTTGGTAGGAGAAGATAATCGCGGCGCTATTTGGTAGCAAGTGTAACCAGTACTTTATACCCCTCAAATTCACGGCAGGTGTTCACTACGGCCAATGGCTGTTTTCGGGTTTCTGGCCTACTCTGCCCCTGTAGCTCTTGTAGATGTAAATAGCAGATGTAAATTGCAGATGTAAATTGTGGATGTAAATTGTGGATGTAAATTGCGGGAGTAATATACAGGTTCTGTTCGTAAACCAGCTGACTACCCTGGATTTCAGTTACCTCTGTCCAAAACGTGGGTTGGTGGGTGAAACCTGGCTTGTGGATGTCATGCTGGGGGGGGAGCTTGATGAACAGGGCATGGTGTTTGATTTTGGCCATGTAAAGAAACAGGTTAAAGCATCGCTCGACAATCTGTCTGATCACCGCCTTCTGGTTCCCCTGAATACAGCAGAGGCTTCCGTTACCCATAACATTATCCATAACAAAGAGCAGTTGGTTGTCAGCTTTACCACCCTTCATGGGATGATTACCTGTTCCGCACCGGCACAGGCTGTGCTGCTGGTGGATGCAGAGGCTATAACGCCGGAATTACTCACCCCCTTCCTGGAGAAGGCCATACAACAGGTTCTGCCAGACAATGTTACAACCGTTGAGTTCAGGTTATACCCTGAAGAGATTGGCGGGGCTTACTATCACTACAGCCATGGGTTGAAGAAACACGATGGGGATTGCCAGCGGATTGCTCATGGTCATCGCTCACAGATTCGGGTTTTTGTTGATGAACTCCGGGATCAGGCGCTGGAAGCCAGGTGGGCATCACAATGGCGTGATATTTATATCGCTACAAAAGAGGATCTACTGGGCTCCTACACCAGGGATAACGTTGAGTATTATCGATTCGGCTACACAGCCAACCAGGGATATTTTGAAATCAGCCTGCCCAGCACTGACTGCTACTTGATTGACACTGACACCACTGTTGAACTGCTGGCCAGACATATTGCGCTCTGTTTGTCTGAGCAAAATCCCGGCAAAACCATTCGGGTCGTTGCTTTTGAGGGCCTCAATAAAGGAGCCATTGCTATGCACTCAGAGCCTTCAGCGGGTTGAGAGCCTTCAGCGGGTTGAGAGCCTTTAGCGGGTTGGGAGCCTTCCGTAGGTAAAGGGACGTGGTTGAATGTTTTGCTTGAGCTGTTTTAAATCGAAACCAGATTTTTTCGTGGAAATAATAAGCTACTGTATTTACGGCAGGTTCAACCATCGCCAGCGCACCACCAATCATGATATCACCGGTCATCAGGTACCCCACTGAAAACGCGACACAGAAGTGTACTGCTGCGAAGGAAACGGTTTTAGCCATCATATGCTCCGATCTTGGTAATCATGTCATCGTTGTTGGTTTTATTATATGAGAATGATTATCAATTATATAAATAAAACAAACAACTTGACCGGATAGAAAAAAACTAT is a window encoding:
- a CDS encoding dicarboxylate/amino acid:cation symporter — its product is MILLIAGLYGVVTGWLDLSVFNQASEVVSDLFIRMLKLMSLPIIFFALVSTLSGMVEASEVKRLGGQVLKYTVITTLIAATVALALYLLIAPAGNLNPLAATVEPAGPAGSYWSYLIGVIPASFVEPFYTHNVMGVLFLALLLSAAIMTLERSQKEILHSFFDSMFAAIMKMTGLILQLMPLAVWAFVNQFIHDLQSQKILQDLALYLLCVLLANIVQAGLILPILLKFKGISPWQTIKAMWPALTVAFFAKSSAAALPYAVECAEKDMNIQGKVARFSLPLCITVNMNACAAFILITVLFVSQSNGIMFSPLELLSWIAIASIAAIGNAGVPMGCYMLSSAFLSAMGVPLQLLVIILPFYALIDMFESAINVWSDSCVTAMVNADLLTDRDLGKGESDEATRMDHN
- the ribH gene encoding 6,7-dimethyl-8-ribityllumazine synthase; this encodes MGAGLPKTPEQFHKIPHARLAIIGSSWHSDCVDAMINRAQQELLALDVKPENISIHKVPGSLELPLAARILFEKDPDLDAILAFGVVLKGITSHDEMVLHGVFEGFMQVTERFGKPVINEVIGVDSVEDAKRRSGDDHMNKGVEAVYAISELLHWVQQVKG
- a CDS encoding aminotransferase class III-fold pyridoxal phosphate-dependent enzyme, which translates into the protein MCVGKALTGGYMTMAATLCSEQVSHTISEHGPFMHGPTFMANPLACAAGNASLEILSRGEWQGQLSAIEKTLREGLMPCCEMPAVADVRVLGGVGVVELKEPVVMSEIQPLFVAEGVWVRPFGRLVYVMPPYVISSDELKALCSSICRVLHQIGR
- a CDS encoding aminotransferase class III-fold pyridoxal phosphate-dependent enzyme — protein: MSLVITPEELVFDAEHIWHPYSTTINRADMFPVIGAEGVYLYLNDGRRIIDGMSSWWCMVHGYNHPEMNAALKHQIDDFSHVMFGGLTHKPAIDLAKKLVAMTPEPMQTVFFADSGSVAVEVAIKMAMQYWIARERPEKNKMLTVRGGYYGDTTGGMSICDPDGGMHHWFTGILPQHYFVPRPECRFGEAFAESHIEALRQMLDRLGNQLAGVILEPIVQGGGMYFYSPDYLVRLRQLCDDYEVLLVHDEIATGVWSYREAFCLRACGCGSGYHVRRQGPDRRVYDDGGNPLF
- a CDS encoding 6-carboxytetrahydropterin synthase, whose product is MGETWLVDVMLGGELDEQGMVFDFGHVKKQVKASLDNLSDHRLLVPLNTAEASVTHNIIHNKEQLVVSFTTLHGMITCSAPAQAVLLVDAEAITPELLTPFLEKAIQQVLPDNVTTVEFRLYPEEIGGAYYHYSHGLKKHDGDCQRIAHGHRSQIRVFVDELRDQALEARWASQWRDIYIATKEDLLGSYTRDNVEYYRFGYTANQGYFEISLPSTDCYLIDTDTTVELLARHIALCLSEQNPGKTIRVVAFEGLNKGAIAMHSEPSAG
- a CDS encoding DUF2061 domain-containing protein, which encodes MMAKTVSFAAVHFCVAFSVGYLMTGDIMIGGALAMVEPAVNTVAYYFHEKIWFRFKTAQAKHSTTSLYLRKAPNPLKALNPLKALNPLKALSA